A genomic region of Leptolyngbya sp. NIES-2104 contains the following coding sequences:
- a CDS encoding orange carotenoid protein N-terminal domain-containing protein: MPYNHSENTQRALSMFQKYDIDTQLALLWYGYLDIKDELNPGPPQAADRMAHTIYDEIKVLSQEEQVQAQRDILSGAESQFGRSYSALSNSARIEIWLLLGQGMESGEIINVPSDYKLPEQTHEFSDFISGLSFEERVEFMQAAVQGMGAASTKAQ, encoded by the coding sequence ATGCCTTACAATCACAGCGAAAATACTCAACGTGCCTTGTCAATGTTCCAGAAGTACGACATTGATACTCAGCTTGCCCTCCTCTGGTATGGTTACTTAGACATCAAAGATGAGCTAAATCCTGGACCGCCCCAAGCTGCCGATCGCATGGCGCACACAATCTACGATGAAATTAAGGTGCTCTCGCAAGAAGAACAGGTTCAAGCACAACGCGACATTCTCAGCGGTGCAGAGAGCCAGTTTGGACGAAGCTACAGCGCATTGAGCAACAGTGCCCGTATCGAAATCTGGTTGCTGTTAGGACAGGGCATGGAAAGCGGCGAAATCATCAATGTTCCGTCAGACTACAAACTGCCCGAACAAACCCATGAATTCAGCGATTTTATCTCCGGTCTGAGCTTTGAAGAACGAGTCGAATTTATGCAGGCTGCTGTTCAAGGAATGGGCGCAGCTTCCACGAAAGCACAATAG
- a CDS encoding ABC transporter ATP-binding protein: MTQLRENDTGSMAPLRRVLQGLTSHRFVAIGAVVSLLLLTVATAVTPQIFRWGIDQGIAQRNSTVVWQSAGLMVGAAIARGLFNFGQTFWSESTSQGLAYDLRNQLFTKIETLSFSYHDRSQTSQLITRATSDIEQIRSFIGTSLIQVIGAVVTLVTIATILLIMNWQLALITLTVVPMAAWLLFRFFGRNGSLFQRVQEQLGDLNAVLQENLLGVRVVKAFVREDQERSRYTALNNELIAVSMKTLYAIRNTFPLIFLLSNLITVAVLGFGGAQVIDRRFSIGELVAFNSYLLFILQPILLIGFAAPAIAQAAASATRVYEVLDTEIEIRDRPNALPFDQCGGRITFENVSFRYPGATTEALNSVSFETKPNELIAILGMTGSGKSTIVNLLPRFYDPTGGSIRIDGRDVRDFNLMSLRSKVGIVFQETTLFSGTLRENIAYAKPDATLEEIIEVAKTAQIHDFIADLPEGYDTIVGERGVGLSGGQKQRIAIARTLLTDYRILILDDSTSAVDARTANQINEALDRLIDQRTCTAFVIAQRISTVRNADRILLMDRGVLVAQGTHEELMHNSPLYSAILESQVKRS; encoded by the coding sequence TTGACTCAATTGCGTGAAAATGACACAGGATCAATGGCTCCACTCAGACGAGTGCTGCAAGGCTTAACATCCCATCGATTTGTGGCGATCGGTGCTGTTGTCAGTTTGCTGTTGTTGACTGTCGCTACGGCTGTGACTCCTCAGATTTTTCGATGGGGCATTGATCAAGGAATTGCTCAACGAAACTCTACAGTCGTTTGGCAAAGTGCGGGGTTAATGGTCGGGGCTGCGATCGCAAGAGGCTTGTTCAATTTCGGACAAACGTTTTGGTCAGAATCAACCTCACAAGGCTTGGCGTATGATTTACGAAACCAACTGTTTACCAAGATTGAAACGCTGAGTTTTAGCTATCACGATCGCTCTCAGACCTCACAGTTGATTACTCGCGCTACTAGCGATATTGAGCAGATTCGATCGTTTATCGGGACTAGCTTAATTCAAGTCATTGGAGCCGTTGTGACACTGGTGACGATCGCGACAATTCTGCTCATTATGAATTGGCAGTTAGCATTGATCACATTAACCGTTGTTCCGATGGCGGCTTGGCTATTATTTCGATTCTTCGGTCGAAATGGTTCTCTATTTCAGCGGGTTCAAGAGCAACTGGGCGATCTTAATGCAGTGTTGCAGGAAAATTTACTCGGTGTACGAGTAGTGAAGGCTTTTGTGCGGGAAGATCAAGAGCGATCGCGTTACACGGCTTTGAACAATGAACTGATTGCGGTCAGCATGAAAACGCTGTACGCGATTCGGAATACGTTTCCGTTGATCTTTCTGTTAAGCAATTTGATCACGGTTGCGGTTTTAGGATTTGGTGGCGCACAAGTGATTGATCGACGATTCTCGATCGGTGAATTAGTTGCGTTTAATTCGTATTTATTGTTCATTCTTCAGCCGATTTTGCTGATTGGATTTGCTGCACCTGCGATCGCACAAGCTGCTGCCTCTGCAACACGAGTGTATGAAGTGCTCGATACTGAGATTGAAATTCGCGATCGACCGAATGCCCTTCCGTTTGATCAGTGTGGCGGTAGAATCACTTTTGAAAATGTTTCTTTTCGCTATCCAGGTGCAACCACTGAAGCACTCAATAGTGTCTCGTTTGAAACGAAGCCGAATGAACTCATTGCAATTTTAGGAATGACGGGATCGGGGAAAAGTACGATCGTCAATTTACTGCCTCGATTCTATGACCCAACTGGAGGATCTATCCGCATTGATGGGCGCGATGTGCGGGACTTTAACTTGATGAGTTTACGATCGAAGGTCGGCATCGTGTTTCAAGAGACAACCTTATTTTCTGGAACTCTAAGAGAAAACATTGCTTACGCTAAACCTGATGCAACTTTGGAAGAAATTATCGAAGTTGCGAAAACGGCTCAGATTCATGACTTTATTGCGGATCTACCTGAAGGATATGACACGATCGTGGGAGAACGTGGAGTCGGATTATCGGGGGGACAGAAACAACGAATCGCGATCGCAAGAACATTGTTAACGGACTATCGAATTTTGATTCTTGATGATAGTACTTCTGCTGTCGATGCTAGAACTGCAAATCAAATCAATGAAGCGCTCGATCGATTAATTGATCAAAGAACTTGTACAGCGTTTGTGATTGCACAGCGGATTTCGACCGTTCGGAATGCCGATCGCATTTTGCTCATGGATCGAGGTGTGTTAGTGGCGCAGGGAACCCACGAAGAATTAATGCACAATAGCCCACTGTACAGCGCAATTTTAGAATCTCAGGTGAAACGGTCATGA
- the pntA gene encoding Re/Si-specific NAD(P)(+) transhydrogenase subunit alpha, producing MTIAINKESGAERSPSQHPVIYRKIGIPKEIYAGECRVAATPDTVKILQKYGFEVLVESGAGEAANFSNQAYLDAGCRIIVDTETLWSYADLILKVRPPIWNSNLNKHEADLLHEGATLISFIWANQNPELVEHLANRKATVLAMDAVPRISRAQKLDALSSMANIAGYRAVIEAAQQFGRFFTGQITAAGKVPPAKVLVIGAGVAGLAAVGTARSLGAIVRAFDTRPVVKEQVQSLGAEFLELQFEEDGTGQGGYAKTMSPEFIKAEMELFAAQAKDVDIIITTALIPGKKAPTLITTAMVESMKEGSVIVDLAAEQGGNCEVTKPGGIYRYQGVTIIGLTDLPSRMAAQASQLYGKNLCHLLDDMGRNDNYHIDLNDEVIRGALVLHQGETVEPLPKVAPAPQKVETPTVEVPIVKTRAAKLIRAGSTPTWIWTVLLGAVLLGIGTIAPPSFLSHFTVFVLACFIGWQVIWNVKPALHTPLMSVTNAISGIIILGGMLQISGTPTSATTILGAIAILIGTINIAGGFLVTQRMLKMFQKQ from the coding sequence ATGACGATCGCGATCAATAAAGAGTCAGGGGCGGAACGTTCACCAAGTCAGCATCCCGTTATCTACCGGAAAATTGGAATTCCAAAAGAAATTTATGCGGGAGAATGTCGAGTCGCGGCAACTCCAGACACGGTAAAGATTTTGCAGAAATACGGTTTTGAAGTTTTAGTTGAATCGGGCGCGGGAGAAGCTGCAAATTTTTCAAATCAAGCTTATTTAGATGCAGGTTGTCGAATCATTGTTGATACAGAAACGCTCTGGTCTTATGCAGATTTAATTCTGAAAGTTCGCCCCCCGATTTGGAATTCAAATTTAAACAAACATGAAGCAGATTTGCTGCATGAAGGCGCAACTTTAATTAGTTTTATTTGGGCAAATCAGAATCCAGAATTAGTCGAACATTTGGCAAATCGGAAGGCGACCGTGTTGGCGATGGATGCCGTCCCTCGAATTAGTCGCGCTCAGAAGTTAGATGCGCTCAGTTCGATGGCGAATATTGCTGGATATCGGGCTGTGATTGAAGCAGCACAGCAGTTTGGGCGATTTTTTACCGGGCAAATTACCGCAGCGGGGAAAGTTCCACCTGCGAAAGTTTTGGTGATTGGGGCGGGAGTTGCGGGATTGGCGGCGGTGGGAACGGCACGATCTCTGGGTGCGATCGTTCGGGCATTCGATACTCGTCCTGTCGTGAAAGAGCAAGTTCAAAGTTTAGGAGCAGAATTCCTAGAGTTGCAGTTTGAAGAGGATGGAACGGGACAGGGTGGTTATGCGAAAACCATGAGTCCTGAGTTTATCAAAGCTGAGATGGAACTATTTGCGGCTCAGGCGAAAGATGTCGATATCATCATTACGACCGCACTAATTCCGGGTAAGAAAGCTCCAACCTTGATTACAACAGCGATGGTTGAGAGCATGAAAGAAGGTTCTGTGATTGTTGATCTGGCAGCCGAACAAGGTGGAAATTGTGAAGTCACAAAACCGGGTGGAATTTATCGATACCAAGGTGTAACGATCATTGGACTCACTGATTTACCGAGTCGAATGGCAGCACAAGCAAGTCAGCTTTACGGTAAGAATCTGTGTCATTTGCTCGATGATATGGGGCGAAATGACAACTACCACATTGATTTAAATGATGAAGTAATTCGAGGTGCGTTAGTCCTACATCAAGGTGAAACCGTTGAGCCTTTACCGAAAGTTGCGCCCGCACCGCAGAAGGTTGAAACGCCCACTGTTGAAGTTCCTATCGTTAAAACTCGCGCAGCGAAGCTGATCCGTGCCGGATCGACACCCACTTGGATTTGGACAGTACTACTAGGGGCAGTATTGTTAGGGATTGGCACGATCGCGCCTCCATCCTTCCTCAGTCACTTCACAGTATTCGTTCTCGCCTGCTTTATCGGATGGCAAGTAATCTGGAACGTGAAACCCGCACTACATACACCTTTGATGAGTGTGACGAATGCAATTAGCGGCATCATCATTCTCGGTGGAATGCTTCAGATTTCCGGTACTCCGACTTCTGCAACCACGATCTTAGGCGCGATCGCAATTCTGATCGGCACGATTAACATCGCAGGTGGCTTCCTCGTCACACAGCGAATGCTCAAAATGTTCCAAAAACAATAG
- a CDS encoding Rieske 2Fe-2S domain-containing protein, producing the protein MNMLQGSPWLLAHRSMLKPNQPMKVSLYGQDYVIWQDSNREIHALPNACPHMGAMLSEGWCVAKPDGTSTIACPFHALEFDQTGSTVLPGSNKVTKSLLKPLELIIQGDLVWSYGGVEPETPIPTVLDEFAAEYEFAGVAGHRSIKTDLLTMLLNMHDYNHQNGTHRPLFEIERVEFKQFIDQGFRSHAYYDMPRAKPKLQDILKNPALLAMPKVLEAHLENHFPAIVIFHGEVPIGTIKQCHIFVPESETHTRTFVLVFGKFKHPVFRLMKNNVLQLVETVVDQDADILGKLYPETPQHIKLNNEIGMDWVRRNFESFPEVVEPNLSR; encoded by the coding sequence ATGAATATGCTGCAAGGATCACCCTGGTTGTTGGCACATCGATCGATGTTAAAGCCAAACCAACCGATGAAGGTTTCTCTGTACGGTCAGGATTATGTAATTTGGCAGGATTCAAATCGTGAAATCCATGCGCTACCGAATGCCTGTCCGCATATGGGAGCAATGCTCTCCGAAGGATGGTGCGTGGCAAAACCGGATGGAACCAGTACGATCGCTTGTCCGTTTCATGCGCTGGAATTTGATCAAACTGGCTCGACAGTGCTACCAGGTTCTAACAAAGTTACAAAATCATTGTTGAAGCCCTTGGAGTTGATTATTCAAGGCGATTTGGTTTGGTCTTATGGTGGAGTTGAACCGGAAACACCCATTCCAACTGTATTAGATGAATTTGCAGCAGAGTACGAATTTGCAGGAGTTGCAGGACATCGCAGCATCAAGACAGACTTACTCACAATGCTGCTCAACATGCACGATTACAACCATCAAAATGGAACACATCGCCCGTTGTTTGAGATTGAACGGGTCGAGTTCAAGCAGTTTATTGATCAAGGTTTTCGCTCTCATGCTTATTACGACATGCCAAGAGCGAAACCGAAGCTGCAAGACATTTTGAAAAATCCCGCACTGCTTGCAATGCCAAAAGTGCTCGAAGCGCATTTAGAGAACCATTTTCCAGCGATCGTCATTTTTCATGGCGAAGTTCCAATCGGTACAATCAAACAATGTCACATCTTTGTGCCTGAATCGGAAACACATACCCGAACCTTTGTTTTAGTGTTTGGCAAATTCAAACATCCGGTGTTTCGGCTGATGAAAAACAATGTTCTGCAACTTGTTGAAACCGTTGTCGATCAAGATGCCGATATTTTAGGAAAGCTCTATCCTGAGACACCGCAACACATCAAGCTAAACAATGAAATTGGAATGGACTGGGTGCGGCGGAACTTTGAAAGTTTTCCAGAAGTTGTAGAACCAAATCTGAGTCGGTAG
- a CDS encoding Uma2 family endonuclease, translating to MVQADPNRATLPSSLELPCSDDTPVDNENQNFIPNLLLFLLEFVWGDRLDWYFDVDMGIYHTTGENPRIPVIPDGFLSIGVERRKQSLQGRGRLSYVLWEENYIPPMLTLEVVSQTYGNEYDDKMEIYAKLGVLYYVIYNPDYWRRDQHQPLEVYQLVDGMYQLQTGEPVWMPEIGLGIGRFQHVADAVEREALTWYDRTGSRYLSWAEIERQRAEQERQRAEQERSARLKAVSSLLKMGLGAEQVAEMLSLTIEEVQSRQNQ from the coding sequence ATGGTTCAAGCTGACCCCAATCGTGCAACCTTGCCATCGAGCCTTGAGCTTCCTTGTTCAGATGATACGCCTGTGGATAACGAGAATCAGAATTTTATTCCCAATCTCTTGCTGTTTCTGCTGGAGTTTGTTTGGGGCGATCGGCTCGATTGGTATTTCGACGTTGACATGGGGATCTATCACACCACGGGAGAGAATCCGCGAATTCCTGTCATCCCAGATGGCTTTCTTAGCATTGGTGTAGAGCGACGCAAGCAAAGCCTTCAGGGACGCGGACGCTTAAGCTATGTGCTGTGGGAAGAGAATTACATTCCGCCCATGCTGACCCTAGAAGTTGTGTCTCAAACTTATGGCAATGAATATGATGACAAGATGGAAATTTATGCCAAGTTGGGCGTCCTCTACTACGTCATCTACAATCCTGATTATTGGCGACGCGACCAGCACCAACCTCTAGAAGTTTATCAGTTGGTCGATGGCATGTATCAGTTGCAAACTGGCGAACCCGTGTGGATGCCAGAAATTGGGCTAGGAATTGGTCGATTCCAACATGTTGCTGATGCTGTGGAGCGGGAAGCACTGACTTGGTATGACAGGACAGGTAGCCGTTATCTGTCGTGGGCAGAGATTGAACGCCAACGAGCTGAACAGGAACGCCAACGAGCTGAACAGGAACGATCGGCAAGATTGAAGGCGGTATCAAGTTTGCTAAAGATGGGATTGGGAGCTGAGCAGGTAGCTGAAATGTTGAGTTTAACGATCGAGGAAGTGCAATCCCGCCAAAACCAGTAG
- a CDS encoding YbjN domain-containing protein, producing the protein MTNYQPDLDPLTTEDTSAGMNLIQVIETVIDSLDQSSSAMVSHNENESGYVWKFKYGSVETFVQLTGTSDDDTFTVWATVLNLPVQNEAQLNRKLLEMNWLTTFESHFATFNNQVVVVSSRTVAELSPGEVSRLITIVATIADDNDDVLRSEFEAA; encoded by the coding sequence ATGACGAACTATCAACCCGATCTCGACCCTTTAACCACCGAAGACACCTCCGCTGGCATGAACCTGATCCAAGTAATCGAAACCGTCATCGATAGCTTAGATCAGTCGAGTAGTGCAATGGTGAGCCACAATGAGAACGAAAGCGGCTATGTTTGGAAGTTCAAATATGGCAGTGTAGAAACGTTCGTGCAGTTGACTGGAACTAGCGATGACGATACATTTACGGTTTGGGCAACCGTGCTAAATTTACCCGTCCAGAATGAAGCGCAGTTAAACCGTAAATTGCTTGAGATGAATTGGTTAACGACATTCGAGTCGCATTTCGCAACGTTTAACAATCAAGTAGTTGTAGTGTCTTCTCGAACAGTCGCGGAATTATCGCCCGGTGAAGTGTCGCGATTAATTACCATTGTGGCGACGATCGCGGATGATAACGATGATGTTTTGCGATCGGAGTTTGAAGCGGCTTGA
- a CDS encoding ABC transporter ATP-binding protein, which translates to MITSFSTEKSTRRMSTLRRFLQYVRPYRKEVPIALLCVLIGAASQAVGPFFVGWSIDNVIAQGNLQGLWYVLVVITAIYVIGVQAIREQIVRVGWIVQNVLAQLRQDIFLKVQSLPLSYFDRSEAGDLMSRLLNDVSTVNQAFGQTVAQMLGNLFSLVGIIIAMLAINLQLGLVSNFVVPLMILTTAIFSRWARSRFRVTRKTIGELSTKLEEDIGSVREAQAFNRVQLNIDEFEDLNAANRDANIQAVAITAAFLPSIDFLNTLATAGVIAYGGYLAVTGQATVGVVTAFLIYVQQFFRPIQILSQFYTQAQSAIAGLERIFSLLDEPSQLNDAPNAIEMPPLQGEVRFQNVSFGYTANQRVLKGVDLLAKPGQTIALVGATGAGKSTIINLILRFYDVTDGAVTIDGIDVRSVTQASLRRQIGIVLQDTILFSGTVAENIAFGRPNATQAEIEEAAQVANVHELIRTLPQGYSTYLGERGAMLSQGQRQLISIARAVLIQPRILILDEATSSIDTRTEALVQDAIAKLLENRTSFVIAHRLSTVTQADQVLVVQEGRIVEHGTHRELIAQEGIYANLYALQLGSNTATPV; encoded by the coding sequence ATGATCACTTCTTTTAGTACTGAAAAGTCAACCCGTCGAATGTCAACGCTGAGGCGGTTTTTACAGTACGTGCGACCGTATCGTAAAGAAGTTCCGATCGCGCTTCTTTGTGTTCTGATTGGAGCGGCATCACAGGCAGTTGGTCCATTTTTCGTGGGATGGTCGATCGATAATGTGATTGCTCAAGGCAATCTGCAAGGCTTGTGGTATGTGCTGGTTGTAATCACAGCGATTTATGTAATTGGGGTGCAAGCGATTCGGGAACAGATTGTAAGAGTTGGTTGGATTGTGCAGAATGTTCTGGCACAATTGCGGCAAGATATCTTTTTGAAAGTTCAAAGCTTACCGCTCAGTTACTTCGATCGCAGTGAAGCGGGAGATTTGATGAGTCGCTTGCTAAATGATGTTAGCACTGTGAATCAAGCTTTTGGGCAAACGGTTGCACAGATGTTAGGTAACTTGTTTAGCTTGGTTGGCATCATCATTGCAATGTTAGCGATCAATCTGCAACTGGGATTAGTGAGTAATTTCGTTGTACCGTTGATGATTCTAACCACAGCAATTTTTTCACGCTGGGCACGATCGCGCTTTCGAGTTACGAGAAAAACGATCGGGGAACTCTCAACGAAGCTCGAAGAAGATATTGGCAGTGTTCGTGAAGCTCAAGCGTTTAATCGGGTGCAGTTGAACATTGATGAATTTGAAGATTTGAATGCGGCGAATCGCGATGCCAATATTCAAGCGGTTGCAATCACAGCGGCGTTCTTACCCTCGATTGATTTTCTTAATACGTTAGCGACTGCGGGAGTGATCGCATACGGTGGCTATCTCGCAGTCACAGGACAAGCAACAGTTGGAGTAGTCACAGCGTTTCTAATCTATGTGCAACAGTTCTTTAGACCGATTCAGATTTTGAGTCAGTTCTACACACAAGCGCAATCTGCGATCGCAGGACTTGAACGAATCTTTAGCCTGCTCGATGAGCCGTCACAGTTGAATGACGCACCGAACGCGATCGAGATGCCACCGCTGCAAGGAGAAGTCCGATTTCAAAACGTTTCTTTTGGCTACACCGCGAATCAGCGAGTTTTGAAAGGGGTGGATTTATTGGCGAAACCGGGACAAACGATCGCGCTTGTGGGTGCGACTGGAGCCGGAAAAAGTACGATTATTAATCTAATTCTGCGCTTTTATGATGTCACTGATGGAGCAGTCACTATTGATGGAATTGATGTTCGATCTGTAACCCAAGCAAGTCTTCGTCGGCAAATTGGCATTGTTTTACAAGATACGATTCTCTTTAGTGGAACGGTTGCTGAAAACATCGCTTTCGGTCGCCCAAATGCAACTCAGGCGGAAATCGAAGAAGCTGCACAGGTTGCAAACGTGCATGAATTGATTAGAACACTGCCACAAGGTTACTCAACTTACTTAGGTGAACGTGGAGCAATGTTGAGCCAAGGACAGCGGCAGTTAATTAGTATTGCTCGTGCCGTGTTGATTCAGCCTCGGATTCTGATTCTCGATGAAGCGACTAGCAGTATTGATACGCGAACAGAAGCACTGGTGCAAGATGCGATCGCGAAACTTCTAGAGAATCGAACGAGCTTTGTCATCGCTCACCGTCTGAGTACTGTCACCCAAGCCGATCAAGTGTTAGTCGTTCAAGAGGGACGAATCGTAGAGCATGGAACGCATCGTGAGTTAATCGCACAGGAAGGGATCTATGCCAATCTGTATGCACTGCAACTCGGCTCAAACACAGCAACACCCGTCTAA
- a CDS encoding DUF2267 domain-containing protein: MTITIRDDVVYIMLKKIDESDKGPGPDPVQFSATDFASIPMSTAEFLGHLDYLNQRQYINAEFSGNAYANQDDVPNAVNEEEFGLRIANTYGAPDGPLPHLIEFQKAELTEKGRAMLADMEANPPKSMESGPTVPIATKDTPFLEKVALKGGISDLYDARDITEVVFRTMRDMMTNEAVEHVSEELHVPLDEGNPDRTLYTATPLATEVSDLWEDTNPIVHFLSHIRPPLKIKADTFLFRVQQEAGLQPNTTPEQVILAVFSATKDELSQERVQEVAGFLPDKIRELWERA; the protein is encoded by the coding sequence ATGACAATCACGATTCGCGATGACGTGGTTTATATCATGCTGAAAAAAATTGACGAAAGCGATAAAGGTCCGGGTCCCGATCCGGTTCAATTTAGCGCGACCGACTTTGCCAGCATTCCGATGTCTACGGCTGAGTTTCTCGGACACCTAGACTATCTCAATCAAAGACAGTACATTAATGCAGAGTTTTCGGGCAATGCTTACGCGAATCAGGACGATGTGCCGAACGCGGTGAACGAAGAAGAATTTGGCTTGAGAATTGCGAATACGTATGGTGCGCCAGATGGTCCATTGCCGCATTTAATCGAGTTTCAAAAAGCAGAACTGACTGAGAAAGGTCGGGCAATGTTGGCAGACATGGAAGCGAATCCGCCGAAATCGATGGAGTCTGGACCCACAGTCCCGATCGCTACAAAAGACACGCCCTTCCTCGAAAAAGTTGCGCTCAAAGGTGGCATTTCTGACCTGTACGATGCTCGTGACATCACAGAAGTAGTGTTCCGCACCATGCGCGACATGATGACCAATGAAGCGGTTGAGCACGTTTCTGAAGAGTTGCACGTTCCTTTAGATGAAGGCAACCCCGATCGCACTTTGTACACTGCAACTCCTTTGGCAACGGAAGTCTCTGATTTGTGGGAAGATACGAATCCGATCGTGCATTTCCTGAGCCACATTCGTCCGCCGCTGAAAATCAAAGCAGATACTTTCTTATTCCGTGTGCAGCAAGAAGCAGGCTTACAGCCGAATACAACGCCTGAACAGGTCATTTTAGCGGTGTTCTCGGCAACGAAGGATGAACTTTCTCAGGAGCGAGTTCAAGAAGTTGCAGGATTCTTGCCGGATAAAATTCGTGAACTGTGGGAAAGAGCGTAA
- the pntB gene encoding Re/Si-specific NAD(P)(+) transhydrogenase subunit beta, whose product MFDSLSNVAYIAASALFILSLSGLSNQETAQRGNWYGIAGMSIAFLATVLRSDVTGYGVLAAVILPGAIIGAILAGRVAMTEMPELVAMLHSFVGMAAVLVGIANHLQPQTLTGAEAAIHQVEVFVGVFIGAVTFTGSIVAFGKLRGLVSSKPLMIPGRHFLNIGLLVACVALGAQFLNHESTTALLIMSGLAGILGVHLVMAIGGADMPVVISMLNSYSGWAAAAAGFMLSNDLLIITGALVGSSGAILSYIMCKAMNRSFISVILGGFGTGNSSKSKAITGEAKSISIEETIEQLENANSVIIVPGYGMAVAQAQHPISEITKVLRSQGVNVRFGIHPVAGRLPGHMNVLLAEAKVPYDIVLEMEEINDDFPETDVVLVIGANDTVNPSAVEDPECSIAGMPVLEVWKAKSAIVLKRSLGSGYAGVENPLFYKENTYMLFGDAKRNTDAILSKLTALVAA is encoded by the coding sequence ATGTTTGACAGTCTTTCTAATGTGGCTTACATTGCCGCGAGTGCATTGTTTATTTTGAGCTTGAGCGGGTTATCGAATCAGGAAACAGCGCAGCGGGGAAACTGGTACGGAATTGCGGGAATGTCGATCGCGTTTCTTGCAACGGTTCTTCGCAGTGATGTTACAGGCTACGGAGTTCTCGCCGCTGTCATTCTGCCGGGAGCAATCATCGGGGCGATTCTGGCAGGTCGGGTTGCAATGACTGAGATGCCCGAACTGGTTGCAATGCTGCATAGTTTCGTGGGAATGGCGGCAGTGCTAGTCGGAATTGCAAATCATCTACAGCCGCAAACTTTGACTGGGGCAGAAGCAGCGATTCATCAAGTCGAAGTGTTTGTTGGGGTGTTTATTGGAGCGGTGACATTTACAGGCTCGATCGTTGCTTTCGGTAAACTTCGAGGATTAGTCAGCAGTAAGCCTTTAATGATCCCCGGACGGCACTTTCTAAACATTGGATTGTTAGTTGCTTGTGTTGCATTAGGAGCGCAGTTTTTGAATCATGAATCAACAACAGCATTGTTGATCATGAGTGGATTAGCTGGCATTTTGGGTGTGCATTTGGTAATGGCGATCGGGGGTGCAGATATGCCCGTCGTGATTTCGATGCTGAATAGCTATTCAGGATGGGCAGCCGCAGCAGCAGGATTTATGCTCTCGAATGACTTACTGATTATCACAGGTGCGTTAGTGGGTAGCAGTGGGGCAATTCTGAGCTACATCATGTGTAAGGCAATGAATCGATCGTTTATCAGTGTGATTCTGGGTGGTTTTGGAACTGGAAATAGTTCTAAGAGCAAAGCAATCACAGGTGAAGCGAAGTCGATCTCGATCGAAGAAACGATCGAGCAATTAGAAAACGCCAACAGTGTGATCATTGTTCCAGGATATGGGATGGCAGTCGCACAAGCACAACATCCGATTTCTGAAATTACCAAAGTGCTAAGAAGTCAGGGTGTGAATGTTCGATTTGGGATTCATCCAGTCGCAGGAAGACTTCCGGGGCACATGAATGTATTGTTAGCAGAAGCGAAAGTGCCTTATGACATTGTTCTCGAAATGGAAGAGATCAATGATGATTTTCCTGAAACGGATGTCGTGTTAGTGATTGGTGCGAATGACACGGTGAATCCGAGCGCAGTTGAAGATCCAGAATGCTCGATCGCGGGAATGCCTGTGTTAGAGGTTTGGAAAGCGAAAAGTGCGATCGTGCTCAAACGTAGTCTTGGAAGTGGCTATGCTGGAGTGGAAAACCCACTGTTTTACAAAGAAAACACCTATATGCTATTTGGCGATGCGAAGAGGAACACCGATGCAATTCTCAGCAAATTAACGGCATTGGTCGCCGCCTAA